One window of the Pseudomonas sp. S04 genome contains the following:
- a CDS encoding energy transducer TonB: MSDIQHVPAGFISPYREYSRHNTQTLSGVSHLWQDFFAQALADQLGDRVPAAGDYTPVAIDSSVEPAGGSELLSEIVSQRACNIVDTEIRPPEPLFLPIAEFEMQLLDPPAPPFPADEIVAQQAQQDFDHEWLRPLVLTAGQPLPPPGPAPQPRALFLPIAEFELQLLPPPAPPYPPEEQVEQQKQLDFDTRWARPIVLHNLRIAA, from the coding sequence ATGTCAGACATTCAACACGTACCCGCCGGGTTTATTTCGCCTTACCGCGAATACAGCCGGCACAACACCCAAACACTGAGCGGCGTCAGTCACCTGTGGCAGGATTTTTTTGCCCAGGCCCTGGCCGATCAGTTGGGTGACCGGGTACCGGCGGCAGGTGACTACACGCCCGTTGCCATCGATAGCTCGGTTGAGCCCGCTGGCGGCTCCGAGTTGCTGAGCGAGATCGTCAGCCAGCGTGCGTGCAACATCGTCGATACCGAGATCCGCCCGCCCGAACCGTTGTTCCTGCCGATCGCCGAATTCGAGATGCAACTGCTGGACCCGCCAGCCCCGCCCTTCCCGGCTGATGAGATCGTCGCCCAGCAAGCGCAACAGGACTTCGACCACGAGTGGCTGCGTCCGCTGGTGCTCACGGCCGGCCAACCCCTGCCACCCCCAGGCCCGGCTCCGCAACCGCGGGCGCTGTTCCTGCCGATCGCCGAGTTCGAACTGCAACTGCTGCCGCCGCCTGCCCCGCCCTATCCGCCGGAAGAACAGGTCGAACAACAGAAACAACTGGACTTCGACACCCGCTGGGCGCGGCCGATCGTCCTGCACAATCTGCGCATCGCCGCCTGA
- a CDS encoding class I SAM-dependent methyltransferase: MSEQPAASRIKVQALADGFQAQALHWAERLGLPLQLDDAEFALQVGEQGLQLQQLGPDAPGPVRVDFVEGGAAHRRLYGGGSGQMIAKAVGVAQGVRPRVLDATAGLGKDGFVLASLGCEISLIERQPLIGALLEDGLARAAEDFEVAPIVARMRLLKGNSIELMRNWEGEPPQVIYLDPMFPHREKTALVKKEMRLFRPLVGDDADAPALLEAALALASHRVVVKRPRKAPCIAGPKPSHALDGKSSRYDIYPKKALKS, translated from the coding sequence ATGAGTGAGCAACCTGCGGCCAGCCGCATCAAAGTCCAGGCCCTGGCGGATGGCTTTCAGGCGCAAGCCTTGCATTGGGCCGAGCGCCTGGGCCTGCCGCTGCAACTGGACGATGCCGAGTTCGCCCTGCAAGTGGGTGAACAGGGTTTGCAGTTGCAGCAACTGGGGCCGGATGCGCCCGGTCCGGTGCGGGTGGATTTCGTCGAGGGTGGCGCGGCCCATCGGCGGTTGTACGGTGGCGGCAGCGGGCAGATGATCGCCAAGGCGGTAGGCGTCGCCCAGGGCGTGCGCCCCAGGGTGCTGGATGCCACGGCGGGACTGGGCAAGGACGGTTTTGTGTTGGCCAGCCTGGGCTGTGAAATCAGCCTGATCGAACGCCAGCCGTTGATTGGCGCCTTGCTCGAGGATGGTCTGGCGCGGGCGGCAGAGGATTTCGAGGTAGCGCCGATTGTCGCGAGGATGCGCTTGCTCAAGGGCAATTCAATCGAGCTGATGCGCAACTGGGAAGGCGAACCGCCGCAGGTGATCTACCTCGACCCGATGTTCCCGCACCGTGAGAAAACCGCACTGGTGAAAAAGGAAATGCGCCTGTTTCGCCCGTTAGTGGGGGACGACGCGGATGCCCCGGCCCTGCTGGAAGCTGCCCTGGCCCTGGCCAGCCACCGGGTCGTGGTCAAGCGCCCACGCAAGGCCCCGTGCATTGCCGGGCCCAAGCCGAGTCATGCGTTGGATGGCAAGTCCAGCCGGTATGACATCTATCCGAAAAAAGCCCTCAAGTCGTAA
- a CDS encoding TetR/AcrR family transcriptional regulator has translation MSDNLSPSNGPGRPKDLAKREAILEAAKRLFLSNGYASTSMDAVAAEAGVSKLTVYSHFNDKETLFSAAVMAKCEEQLPTLFFELPEGMPVENVLLNIARGFHQLINSDESVNLHRLIMALGSQDPKLSLIFFDAGPQRMLNGMERLLGKIDQLGALRIDKPRNAAEHFFCLLKGAGNFRLLYGCGEPPIGEAAEAHVQEVVGLFMRAYRP, from the coding sequence ATGTCCGACAATCTTTCTCCTTCCAACGGCCCCGGCCGCCCCAAAGATCTCGCCAAGCGCGAAGCGATCCTCGAGGCAGCCAAGCGCCTGTTCCTGAGCAACGGTTATGCGAGCACCAGCATGGACGCGGTGGCGGCTGAGGCCGGCGTATCAAAACTGACCGTCTACAGCCACTTCAATGACAAGGAGACGCTGTTCAGTGCCGCGGTCATGGCCAAGTGCGAAGAACAATTGCCCACCCTGTTCTTCGAATTGCCCGAAGGCATGCCGGTAGAAAATGTGTTGCTGAACATTGCCCGGGGCTTTCATCAACTGATCAACAGCGATGAGTCGGTCAACCTGCACCGCCTGATCATGGCCCTGGGCAGCCAGGACCCGAAGCTCTCGCTGATCTTCTTCGACGCCGGCCCGCAACGGATGCTCAACGGTATGGAACGCTTGCTCGGCAAGATCGACCAACTGGGGGCCTTGCGCATCGACAAGCCGCGCAATGCCGCCGAGCACTTCTTTTGCCTGCTCAAGGGCGCGGGGAATTTCCGCCTGCTCTATGGCTGCGGTGAGCCGCCCATCGGCGAGGCGGCCGAAGCCCATGTGCAGGAAGTGGTGGGGTTGTTTATGCGGGCCTATCGGCCATAG
- a CDS encoding efflux RND transporter periplasmic adaptor subunit, with protein MFRYALPLALPVSLALLLTACGHEEPVQATVRPAMVVQPEPSAQALDSYPGEVRARYEPDLAFRIGGKVSRRLVDEGQRVKANQALAELDPEDVRLQLDASRAQVAAAAANLNLVRAERDRYKTLMERQMVSRSQYDNAENLYRAGEARLKQIKAEFDVASNQASYAVLRAPQDGVVAKRAVEVGQVVGAGQTVFTLATDGEREVLISLPEQHFGRFKVGQPVTVELWTQQGQRFAGTIRELSPAADPKSRTFAARITFTAGKVPAELGQSARVFIQSADAVALTVPLSALTAENGATYVWVVGANNKLKKVPVRVGAFGEKTVPVLEGLNPDDWVVAAGVHVLLDGQQVRPVDRSNRVVNLAGKE; from the coding sequence ATGTTCCGCTATGCCTTGCCCCTCGCGTTGCCAGTCAGCCTGGCGCTGTTATTAACGGCATGCGGTCACGAAGAGCCGGTGCAGGCCACCGTGCGCCCGGCCATGGTGGTCCAGCCAGAGCCTTCGGCGCAGGCGCTGGACAGCTACCCCGGTGAAGTCCGAGCGCGTTATGAGCCGGACCTGGCATTTCGCATCGGTGGCAAAGTCAGCCGACGACTGGTAGATGAAGGGCAGCGGGTCAAGGCCAACCAGGCACTGGCCGAACTCGACCCCGAGGACGTGCGCCTGCAACTGGACGCGAGCCGGGCTCAGGTCGCGGCGGCAGCGGCCAACCTCAACCTGGTACGCGCCGAACGCGACCGGTACAAGACCCTGATGGAGCGGCAGATGGTCAGCCGCTCGCAGTACGACAACGCCGAGAACCTCTACCGCGCGGGTGAAGCACGCCTCAAGCAAATCAAGGCGGAGTTCGATGTGGCCAGCAATCAGGCCAGCTACGCGGTATTGCGCGCGCCCCAGGATGGGGTGGTGGCCAAGCGCGCAGTGGAAGTCGGGCAAGTGGTGGGTGCCGGGCAAACGGTCTTTACCCTGGCAACCGACGGCGAGCGTGAGGTGCTGATCAGCCTGCCGGAGCAGCATTTCGGCCGGTTCAAGGTCGGCCAGCCGGTCACGGTCGAACTCTGGACCCAGCAGGGCCAGCGTTTCGCCGGGACGATTCGCGAGCTGTCGCCCGCCGCCGATCCCAAGTCGCGGACCTTCGCGGCGCGTATCACCTTTACCGCCGGCAAGGTCCCGGCCGAACTTGGGCAAAGCGCCCGGGTGTTCATTCAGAGCGCCGATGCGGTCGCGCTCACCGTGCCGTTGTCGGCGCTCACGGCTGAGAACGGTGCTACTTACGTCTGGGTCGTGGGCGCCAACAACAAGCTGAAAAAAGTCCCGGTGCGGGTCGGCGCGTTCGGTGAAAAAACCGTGCCAGTGCTCGAGGGCTTGAACCCCGACGACTGGGTCGTGGCGGCCGGTGTGCATGTGCTCCTCGACGGCCAGCAGGTGCGGCCGGTGGATCGCTCCAACCGCGTGGTCAATCTGGCGGGCAAGGAGTAA